The following are encoded in a window of Longimicrobiaceae bacterium genomic DNA:
- the rny gene encoding ribonuclease Y: MQTILIALAAALVAGAGGFMVGKSLLEGRLRSARATANDEAARIRSAAEGEAESLRKAEVLAGKEEAFRAKEEWEREEARRRDEIERVERRLQEREESLDRKFHLVEEKGQAQEKRAEAIAAREQAAEAQEQELRGRFAEVQHRLESLAGLTGDEARRTLMHEMEEEARATGAQRVREIKEEARRDGEREAKKIISLAIQRIAADHTAETTVSVVSLPSDEMKGRIIGREGRNIRAFEQATGIDVIIDDTPEAVVLSGFDPIRRETARIALEKLVSDGRIHPGRIDDVVAKSRKEVENGMREAAEEVLYELGIHGVHPEVVKVLGRLKFRTSYGQNQLLHSKEVALLAGNMAAEMGFDATLAKRMGLLHDVGKGMTHEHEGTHVELGWNLCKKYGEGPQVLNAIKAHHDEEPHLYPETFLVTAGDAISGSRPGARREMFETYVKRLEKLEEIATSFPGVERCFAIQAGRELRILVTPEQVSDEDMTRLSEETARRIEAELQYPGQIKVVVIRETRAVDFAR; the protein is encoded by the coding sequence ATGCAAACGATTCTGATCGCCCTGGCGGCCGCCCTCGTGGCGGGCGCCGGGGGCTTCATGGTGGGCAAGAGCCTGCTGGAAGGGCGCCTCCGCAGCGCACGCGCGACCGCGAACGACGAGGCGGCGCGCATCCGCTCGGCCGCCGAGGGCGAGGCCGAGAGCCTGCGCAAGGCCGAGGTGCTGGCCGGCAAGGAAGAGGCGTTCCGCGCCAAGGAGGAGTGGGAGCGCGAGGAGGCCCGCCGCCGCGACGAGATCGAGCGCGTGGAGCGCCGGCTCCAGGAGCGCGAGGAGTCGCTGGACCGCAAGTTCCACCTGGTGGAGGAGAAGGGCCAGGCGCAGGAGAAGCGTGCCGAGGCCATCGCCGCGCGCGAGCAGGCCGCCGAGGCGCAGGAGCAGGAGCTGCGCGGCCGCTTCGCCGAGGTGCAGCACCGCCTGGAGTCGCTGGCGGGCCTCACCGGCGACGAGGCGCGCCGCACGCTCATGCACGAGATGGAGGAGGAGGCGCGCGCCACCGGCGCCCAGCGCGTCCGCGAGATCAAGGAGGAGGCGCGGCGCGACGGCGAGCGCGAGGCCAAGAAGATCATCTCCCTCGCCATCCAGCGCATCGCCGCCGACCACACGGCCGAGACCACCGTCTCCGTCGTCTCCCTTCCGTCGGACGAGATGAAGGGCCGCATCATCGGCCGCGAGGGGCGGAACATCCGCGCCTTCGAGCAGGCCACCGGCATCGACGTCATCATCGACGACACGCCCGAGGCGGTGGTGCTCTCCGGCTTCGACCCCATCCGCCGCGAGACGGCGCGCATCGCGCTGGAGAAGCTGGTCAGCGACGGGCGCATCCACCCCGGCCGCATCGACGACGTGGTCGCGAAGAGCCGCAAGGAGGTGGAGAACGGCATGCGCGAGGCCGCCGAGGAGGTGCTGTACGAGCTGGGCATCCACGGCGTGCACCCCGAGGTCGTCAAGGTGCTGGGGCGCCTGAAGTTCCGCACGTCGTACGGCCAGAACCAGCTGCTGCACTCCAAGGAGGTGGCGCTGCTGGCCGGCAACATGGCGGCCGAGATGGGCTTCGACGCCACGCTCGCCAAGCGCATGGGCCTGCTGCACGACGTGGGCAAGGGCATGACCCACGAGCACGAGGGCACCCACGTGGAGCTGGGCTGGAACCTGTGCAAGAAGTACGGCGAGGGCCCGCAGGTGCTGAACGCCATCAAGGCGCACCACGACGAGGAGCCGCACCTCTACCCGGAGACCTTCCTGGTCACCGCCGGCGACGCCATCTCCGGCTCGCGCCCCGGCGCACGGCGCGAGATGTTCGAGACGTACGTGAAGCGCCTGGAGAAGCTGGAGGAGATCGCCACCTCGTTCCCCGGCGTGGAGCGCTGCTTCGCCATCCAGGCCGGCCGCGAGCTGCGCATCCTGGTCACGCCCGAGCAGGTCAGCGACGAGGACATGACTCGGCTCAGCGAGGAGACGGCGCGCCGCATCGAGGCCGAGCTCCAGTACCCCGGCCAGATCAAGGTCGTCGTCATCCGCGAAACCCGCGCGGTCGACTTCGCGCGGTAG
- a CDS encoding methyltransferase domain-containing protein, whose protein sequence is MTDRQHPEAEHEYVLGTDRDELVRLGFQHQVWRGEAAAGWEAGGFGPGKALLDVGCGPGYATFDLAQLVGSRGRVHGVDASARFVAELRAQAEGRGLANVSAEVGDVERLPLAAASFDGAYARWVLFVVSDPDAVVASVGRALRTGGTFVVHDYCHYEGAFVSPPAPVFARGFRAVAESIRAHGGDPDVGAALPAMMRRHGLEPRSVRPIQRIARPGTALWKWPETFFDNYFPSLVESGLLTEAERAEFMDGWHRRANDPASFFWTPPMIEIVGVKG, encoded by the coding sequence ATGACCGACCGCCAGCACCCCGAAGCCGAGCACGAGTACGTCCTGGGCACCGACCGCGACGAGCTGGTGCGGCTGGGCTTCCAGCACCAGGTGTGGCGCGGCGAGGCCGCCGCCGGCTGGGAGGCGGGCGGCTTCGGGCCCGGCAAGGCGCTGCTGGACGTGGGTTGCGGCCCCGGCTACGCCACGTTCGACCTCGCCCAGCTCGTCGGCTCGCGGGGGCGGGTGCACGGCGTGGACGCCAGCGCGCGCTTCGTGGCCGAGCTGCGCGCGCAGGCGGAGGGGCGCGGCCTGGCCAACGTGTCCGCGGAGGTGGGCGACGTGGAGCGCCTGCCCCTCGCCGCCGCAAGCTTCGACGGGGCGTACGCGCGCTGGGTGCTCTTCGTCGTGAGCGACCCGGACGCGGTGGTCGCCTCCGTCGGGCGGGCGCTGCGGACGGGCGGGACGTTCGTGGTACACGACTACTGTCATTACGAAGGCGCGTTCGTCTCCCCGCCCGCGCCCGTGTTCGCCCGCGGCTTCCGCGCCGTCGCCGAGAGCATCCGCGCGCACGGCGGCGATCCCGACGTGGGCGCCGCGCTGCCGGCGATGATGCGGCGCCACGGCCTGGAGCCCCGGTCGGTGCGCCCCATCCAGCGCATCGCCCGCCCCGGCACCGCGCTGTGGAAGTGGCCGGAGACCTTCTTCGACAACTACTTCCCCTCCCTCGTCGAATCCGGCCTGCTCACCGAAGCCGAGCGCGCCGAGTTCATGGACGGCTGGCACCGCCGCGCGAACGACCCCGCCTCCTTCTTCTGGACCCCGCCGATGATCGAGATCGTGGGCGTGAAGGGCTGA
- a CDS encoding YcxB family protein, which produces MGFSLLSLVVLATSIAGAVSEHRSVGSILSENARWIGIFLMWSVILPWWGRRASVRAHTKLHSGPQWLALGTDGAEGGCDTCSTALRWDRFSRVVETAEFFLMYYSANCAVYLPKRLLSTPAELDHIRGLLRERMPHASFTSHA; this is translated from the coding sequence ATGGGCTTCTCGCTCCTCAGCCTGGTGGTCTTGGCGACGTCCATTGCCGGCGCCGTATCCGAACATCGCTCCGTGGGCAGCATCCTTTCCGAGAACGCCCGGTGGATCGGCATCTTCCTCATGTGGAGTGTGATCCTGCCCTGGTGGGGCCGCCGCGCCAGCGTGCGCGCGCACACGAAGCTTCACAGCGGGCCGCAGTGGCTCGCTCTCGGCACCGACGGGGCGGAGGGTGGCTGCGACACCTGCTCGACGGCCCTGAGATGGGACCGGTTCTCGCGGGTGGTCGAGACCGCCGAGTTCTTCCTCATGTATTACAGCGCCAATTGCGCCGTGTATCTTCCCAAGCGGCTCCTTTCCACGCCGGCCGAGCTGGACCACATCCGTGGGCTTCTCCGCGAGCGGATGCCCCACGCGTCGTTCACCTCCCACGCCTGA
- a CDS encoding 2OG-Fe(II) oxygenase, whose translation MVDLLVVPDFLDAAAHGELMAALRESAGAAATVLSAAAGGAVHASVRKATRVAVPAEVREALRQRLLARKAEIEAHFGVALNDCEEPQFLRYEEGDFFVPHQDGNTPLVYDDSRHRRISAVIFLSTHSDEPTPDTYGGGSLLFHRPYSEPGEPIPAPATPGTLVLFRAETTHEVTPVTHGERYTIATWFR comes from the coding sequence ATGGTGGATCTGCTCGTGGTTCCCGACTTCCTCGACGCCGCTGCGCACGGGGAGCTGATGGCGGCGCTCCGCGAATCCGCGGGGGCAGCGGCAACGGTGCTCAGCGCTGCAGCCGGGGGTGCCGTCCACGCGAGCGTGCGCAAGGCCACACGCGTAGCCGTCCCCGCCGAGGTGCGCGAGGCCCTGCGGCAGCGCCTGCTTGCGCGCAAGGCGGAGATAGAGGCGCACTTCGGCGTGGCTCTGAACGACTGCGAGGAGCCGCAGTTCCTGCGCTACGAGGAGGGCGACTTCTTCGTTCCGCACCAGGACGGCAACACGCCGCTGGTGTACGACGACTCGCGCCACCGCCGCATCTCCGCCGTGATCTTCCTCAGCACGCACTCCGACGAGCCCACGCCGGACACGTACGGCGGCGGCTCGCTCCTCTTCCACCGCCCGTACTCGGAGCCCGGCGAGCCCATCCCCGCGCCCGCCACGCCCGGCACCCTCGTCCTCTTCCGCGCGGAGACCACACACGAGGTCACGCCCG